The proteins below are encoded in one region of Fimbriimonadaceae bacterium:
- a CDS encoding diguanylate cyclase, producing the protein MKQGSRRSGIASLADRSFVSDVLRFGVVGALMLGALIGFIVLLPTVPLHTKTVAVHVLIGLGTCVVLSAFYFARSRLPIGGALEPRGFSTALLAVGALAGATVEAVGAFVPSFEEHALNGRLFCHLLIALGVVFVPRRLDSGLAQFRAILEALLVSASVVVVGWYFLIGPVWLNPPFTGVDLSQLLRLLACDLVLTSVVLVYIQRGAIDAHRAPMWVLAQVAFFLFGTDLAYFYFVTGGKVPPVSLLDAGSGVGYVLTGMAAFAVRFGPSRNADAPFRLPSLWQASLPFLSLPVVLGILVRSVGSGDDVRLSTGVVIGAVTCFALVLIRQVASLHESRTLYGNLVRAFDRLEDQTNEIEAQNEELRELNDQLDQTTKRLAEANVLLQRMATTDPLTGLANRRSLQLEFRQAVDECRRLRVPIAVAMIDVDHFKKYNDAHGHAAGDEALRLVADAIREAVRAADIPARYGGEEFSVVLPGADEADAATVSERIRIAVRDLDPPLQKITASIGYAVITSEWDMDPSKLFVLADEALYRAKREGRDRVVSWNEPERKGAKVEPAPPPTLIPVSSGIRQEIAIAIEAAVSLDENRSVRDRDRRSLEALLATLELRDTETVGHGERVMWTTLLLATVMHDTGLFALDVNWARKLAFGALLHDIGKIGVTDVILRKPSSLDEVETGLMRRHPMLGVRLVERFDNLADALDIVRSHHERWDGRGYPDGLSKEDIPLAARIFAVCDAYDAMASVRAYQGAQPYDRICEELRDSSAIQFDPEVVECFLRIPKTDLDLIAEGSVQWVLDAVWRRVSPDAAISA; encoded by the coding sequence GTGAAGCAAGGGTCAAGGAGGTCAGGGATAGCGTCGCTCGCGGACCGGTCGTTCGTCTCGGACGTCCTGCGCTTCGGCGTCGTCGGCGCCCTCATGCTTGGCGCCCTCATCGGCTTTATCGTCCTCTTGCCGACCGTCCCTCTCCATACGAAGACCGTCGCCGTCCACGTGCTCATCGGGTTGGGCACGTGCGTCGTGCTCAGCGCTTTCTATTTCGCCCGGAGCAGGCTGCCGATCGGGGGAGCCTTGGAACCTCGGGGCTTCTCGACCGCGCTTCTCGCCGTCGGCGCCCTTGCGGGGGCGACGGTTGAGGCCGTTGGCGCGTTCGTGCCCTCCTTCGAAGAGCACGCCCTGAACGGTCGCCTTTTCTGCCACCTCCTGATTGCCCTGGGCGTGGTCTTCGTCCCCAGACGGCTTGATTCCGGGCTGGCCCAGTTCCGGGCTATCCTGGAAGCGCTCCTCGTCAGCGCGTCGGTGGTCGTCGTCGGGTGGTACTTCCTCATCGGCCCCGTCTGGTTGAACCCCCCGTTCACGGGGGTCGACCTGTCGCAGCTTCTTCGACTGCTGGCCTGCGACCTTGTCTTGACTTCGGTGGTGCTGGTCTATATCCAGCGGGGTGCGATCGATGCCCACCGGGCGCCGATGTGGGTCCTGGCGCAAGTCGCGTTCTTCCTCTTTGGGACCGACCTCGCCTACTTCTATTTCGTGACGGGAGGCAAGGTGCCGCCGGTCTCGCTCTTGGACGCAGGTTCGGGCGTAGGTTATGTGCTCACCGGCATGGCTGCCTTTGCCGTCCGGTTCGGACCCTCCCGGAATGCGGACGCGCCCTTCCGGCTTCCCTCGCTATGGCAAGCCTCATTGCCGTTCCTCTCCTTGCCGGTGGTGCTGGGCATCCTCGTCCGCTCGGTCGGGAGCGGCGACGACGTGCGGCTCTCGACCGGTGTGGTCATCGGGGCGGTCACGTGCTTCGCCTTGGTGCTGATCCGCCAGGTCGCCTCACTGCACGAGAGCCGCACGCTTTACGGGAACCTGGTCCGAGCCTTTGACCGGTTGGAAGACCAGACCAACGAGATCGAGGCCCAGAACGAGGAGCTGCGCGAACTTAACGACCAGCTGGACCAAACGACAAAGCGGCTGGCCGAGGCCAATGTGTTGCTCCAGCGGATGGCGACAACCGACCCGCTCACCGGACTCGCCAACCGGCGCTCGCTCCAGCTTGAGTTCAGGCAGGCGGTGGACGAATGCAGGCGGCTCCGGGTGCCGATCGCGGTCGCCATGATCGACGTCGACCACTTTAAGAAGTACAACGACGCCCACGGCCACGCCGCGGGCGACGAGGCGCTCAGGCTGGTCGCGGACGCCATTCGCGAAGCCGTCCGCGCGGCCGACATCCCGGCCCGCTATGGAGGGGAAGAGTTCTCGGTGGTCTTGCCAGGGGCAGACGAGGCGGACGCGGCAACGGTCTCCGAACGGATCCGGATCGCGGTGCGAGACCTTGACCCCCCGCTCCAGAAGATCACGGCCAGCATTGGCTATGCCGTCATCACTTCCGAATGGGACATGGACCCCTCGAAGCTCTTCGTCCTCGCGGACGAGGCCCTCTATCGAGCCAAGCGTGAAGGGCGCGACCGCGTGGTCTCCTGGAACGAACCCGAGCGTAAGGGAGCCAAAGTCGAGCCCGCTCCGCCGCCGACCCTTATCCCGGTCTCCAGCGGAATCCGTCAGGAGATCGCGATCGCGATCGAGGCGGCCGTCTCCTTGGACGAGAACCGCTCAGTCCGCGACCGTGACCGAAGGAGCCTTGAGGCCCTCCTAGCCACGCTCGAACTCCGCGACACGGAGACGGTGGGCCACGGCGAACGGGTGATGTGGACCACCCTGCTCCTGGCGACCGTGATGCACGACACGGGGCTCTTCGCCCTCGACGTGAACTGGGCCAGGAAGCTGGCCTTTGGCGCCTTGCTCCACGATATCGGCAAGATAGGCGTCACCGACGTGATCCTCCGCAAACCGAGCAGCCTCGACGAAGTCGAGACCGGCTTGATGCGGCGACACCCCATGCTCGGCGTGCGCCTGGTCGAACGGTTTGACAACCTGGCCGATGCGCTCGACATCGTCCGAAGCCACCACGAGCGGTGGGACGGGCGAGGCTATCCGGACGGGCTCTCGAAGGAGGACATTCCCTTGGCGGCCCGGATCTTCGCGGTCTGCGACGCTTACGACGCAATGGCGAGCGTGCGGGCCTACCAAGGGGCGCAGCCGTATGACCGGATCTGCGAGGAACTGCGTGACTCGTCCGCCATCCAGTTCGACCCTGAGGTCGTCGAGTGCTTCCTTCGCATCCCGAAGACAGACCTCGACCTCATTGCGGAGGGCAGCGTCCAATGGGTCTTGGACGCGGTGTGGCGGCGGGTTTCGCCAGATGCCGCGATTTCGGCTTAA
- the tsf gene encoding translation elongation factor Ts — protein MAIDPKDVKRLREETDAPMMECKNALEKAGGDFDQARQILRETGKAAAAKRADRTTSEGIAHYVTSADGKKAAGVVIECETDFVSGNDTFKALVAKVANAFLEAETSDPAQVMVDGEPVAAAIEQAVAVIRENIVLKKATFHRTEGTIAVYNHHNRKQASMVELEGTASNIKDAGYQVAVQTVAFAPSFLKKDDVPREVIEREIEIEKQRAINEGKSEDIAEKAAQGRVNKEFYQSQVLLEQPMYTDQKKSVTQYLQEEGKVGGGPISVRSYERIYVGMSA, from the coding sequence ATGGCCATTGACCCCAAGGACGTAAAGCGACTGCGCGAGGAGACCGACGCGCCCATGATGGAGTGCAAGAACGCGCTCGAGAAGGCGGGGGGCGACTTCGACCAAGCTCGGCAGATCCTCCGAGAGACCGGTAAGGCCGCCGCCGCCAAGCGCGCGGACCGCACGACGAGCGAAGGCATCGCCCACTACGTCACGAGCGCCGACGGCAAAAAGGCCGCCGGAGTCGTGATCGAGTGCGAGACCGACTTCGTCTCCGGAAACGACACCTTCAAGGCGCTTGTGGCCAAAGTCGCGAATGCGTTCCTCGAGGCCGAGACGTCCGACCCGGCCCAGGTGATGGTCGACGGCGAACCTGTCGCCGCCGCGATCGAGCAGGCTGTCGCCGTTATCCGCGAGAACATCGTCCTGAAGAAAGCGACGTTCCACCGGACCGAAGGCACCATCGCCGTCTACAACCACCACAACCGGAAGCAGGCGTCCATGGTCGAGCTCGAAGGCACGGCCAGCAACATCAAGGACGCGGGCTACCAGGTTGCGGTGCAAACCGTGGCATTTGCCCCCAGCTTCCTGAAGAAAGACGACGTGCCGCGAGAGGTTATCGAACGGGAAATCGAGATCGAAAAGCAGCGCGCGATCAACGAAGGCAAATCCGAGGACATCGCCGAGAAGGCGGCCCAGGGCCGGGTGAACAAAGAGTTCTACCAGTCCCAGGTGCTGCTGGAGCAGCCGATGTACACGGACCAGAAGAAGAGTGTCACCCAGTACCTCCAGGAAGAGGGCAAGGTCGGTGGCGGCCCGATCAGCGTCCGCTCTTACGAGCGGATCTATGTCGGGATGAGCGCCTGA
- the aat gene encoding leucyl/phenylalanyl-tRNA--protein transferase, with the protein MLGADLTPDIVLDAYLAGMFPMGEEDEVFFCTLPPRAVVPLDGFRVSRSLRRRIRSGRFTVTFDQAFAQVMEGCARPEGTWITPDIHRVYGEIHRMGWGHSVEVWEGGELVGGCYGLALGGAFCAESMFHRRSDASKVALWALVEWCRGLGFVLFDAQQMSPHLKSLGGQEIGQFRYLRRFYQAARVCTPWSLDLRRLIAAETQ; encoded by the coding sequence ATGCTGGGAGCCGACCTGACCCCGGACATCGTCCTGGACGCCTACCTCGCGGGGATGTTCCCCATGGGCGAGGAAGACGAGGTGTTCTTCTGCACCCTGCCTCCCCGGGCGGTCGTGCCCCTGGACGGGTTCCGGGTCTCGAGGTCGCTGCGCAGGCGCATCCGCTCTGGGCGGTTCACGGTCACGTTCGACCAGGCCTTCGCCCAGGTCATGGAGGGCTGCGCCCGTCCGGAAGGCACCTGGATCACCCCGGACATCCACCGGGTCTATGGCGAGATCCACCGAATGGGGTGGGGGCACTCGGTCGAGGTTTGGGAAGGCGGGGAACTCGTCGGCGGTTGCTACGGACTCGCCCTCGGCGGGGCCTTCTGCGCGGAGTCCATGTTCCACCGCCGTAGCGACGCCTCCAAAGTCGCTCTCTGGGCGCTGGTGGAGTGGTGCCGGGGTCTGGGGTTCGTCCTCTTCGACGCCCAGCAAATGAGCCCGCACCTGAAGAGTCTCGGGGGCCAGGAAATCGGCCAATTCCGGTATTTACGCAGGTTCTATCAGGCTGCAAGGGTCTGCACCCCTTGGAGCCTGGACCTTCGCCGCCTGATCGCGGCGGAAACCCAGTGA
- the rpsP gene encoding 30S ribosomal protein S16, protein MVKIRLRRMGNKHRPYYRIVVAKSTAGRNGSFIEVLGTYNPITQPKQIEIKGPRALHWLMTGAQPTETVAYLLKKQGVLDEFFQQRPDSKKDYKFLDKRVAPTTSATVAAADEPAAEAAPEPTAAPESEPVAEAAPEPAAEAAPEPSAEAPAEETAEETPAE, encoded by the coding sequence ATGGTCAAGATTCGTCTGCGCCGAATGGGCAACAAACACAGGCCCTACTACCGTATCGTGGTCGCCAAGAGCACCGCGGGCAGAAACGGGAGTTTTATCGAGGTCTTGGGCACCTATAACCCGATCACCCAGCCCAAGCAGATCGAAATCAAGGGGCCGCGGGCCCTGCACTGGCTCATGACCGGTGCCCAGCCGACGGAGACCGTCGCCTACCTGCTCAAGAAGCAGGGCGTGCTCGACGAGTTCTTCCAGCAGCGGCCGGACTCCAAGAAGGACTACAAGTTCCTGGACAAGCGCGTGGCCCCGACCACTTCCGCCACGGTCGCGGCGGCCGATGAGCCAGCCGCCGAGGCAGCGCCGGAACCGACCGCCGCTCCTGAATCTGAGCCGGTCGCCGAAGCCGCGCCGGAGCCCGCCGCCGAGGCCGCTCCCGAGCCCTCCGCGGAAGCCCCCGCCGAAGAGACCGCTGAGGAAACTCCCGCCGAATGA
- a CDS encoding metallophosphoesterase: MDQAGSRRDFLKKALVAGVAGAGAYAFLVEPGWLAFERLTVPIQDLPKPFEGYRIAVLSDIHYPMRISAEFVQAACRLAMSFDPHLVLLPGDFVHGHSRPKTMPSFRGLLDDLNPPDGVLATLGNHDIAIGEEAVRRELGRTTPARIIDNAHVLIERGGEALCIAGVGDMWYGVVDPDRALAGVDPGIPRILMSHNPDFAHDMPPGHRVDLQISGHTHGGEVWFPFFGDRVIPSKYGDTFRQGLVQGRRNLVYVTRGIGSPRGARFLERPEVTAITLTQAG, from the coding sequence GTGGACCAGGCCGGCTCTCGGCGCGACTTCCTAAAAAAAGCGCTTGTGGCGGGCGTGGCCGGTGCCGGTGCTTACGCATTCCTGGTCGAACCCGGCTGGCTCGCGTTTGAGCGCCTGACGGTTCCCATCCAAGACCTCCCCAAACCCTTCGAGGGCTACCGCATCGCCGTCCTCTCGGACATCCACTATCCGATGCGGATCTCGGCGGAGTTCGTCCAGGCGGCTTGCCGCTTGGCGATGAGCTTCGACCCGCACCTGGTGCTGCTGCCCGGCGACTTTGTGCACGGCCATTCGCGACCGAAAACGATGCCTTCGTTCCGAGGGCTGCTCGACGACCTGAACCCCCCAGACGGGGTGCTCGCGACCCTGGGCAACCACGATATCGCGATCGGTGAGGAGGCGGTGCGCCGGGAGCTCGGCCGCACGACCCCCGCCCGCATCATCGATAACGCGCACGTCCTGATCGAACGCGGTGGGGAAGCGCTCTGCATCGCTGGCGTCGGCGACATGTGGTACGGAGTCGTGGACCCAGACCGTGCCCTTGCGGGGGTCGACCCGGGGATACCGCGGATCCTCATGTCCCACAACCCCGACTTTGCCCACGACATGCCCCCGGGCCACCGCGTCGACCTTCAGATTTCGGGGCACACCCATGGCGGCGAGGTTTGGTTCCCCTTCTTCGGGGACCGCGTGATCCCGAGCAAGTACGGGGACACGTTTCGGCAAGGACTTGTCCAGGGCAGGCGGAACTTGGTCTACGTCACCCGAGGGATCGGCAGCCCGCGTGGGGCCAGGTTCTTGGAGCGTCCCGAGGTCACGGCGATTACTCTTACGCAGGCAGGATAG
- the obgE gene encoding GTPase ObgE, producing the protein MSGFIDEAVVTFESGRGGNGAASFHREKHVPRGGPNGADGGKGGDIILKAERGMRTLYEFKLKDHYRADHGTHAVNNKAGKNGKSITVRVPIGTQVTEVGDEEPLVDLVAHGMSFVVARGGRGGRGNLHYTSSVRQAPTFAEKGAPGEAVQVKLEMKLLADVGLVGLPNAGKSTLISACSAAKPKIGAYPFTTIVPNLGVVSVGDETFVMADMPGLIEGASEGVGLGHQFLKHVERTRVLIHVVDLFPIDETDPFTNYKTVEHELQRYSPALAERPRLLVLNKTDLGTPEMVEAAAEPFRGIEVETFLASAATNQGLEPMLFRALALLKESEGEQPEVVLRPVAVERTPGDWGVLVENGEYIVTGKRIERLVAMTNLGNSEAVRYLHRKLERIGVVQKLRDMGIEENDTVKIGNYEFAFMDW; encoded by the coding sequence ATGAGCGGCTTCATCGACGAGGCGGTCGTCACGTTTGAATCCGGACGTGGCGGGAACGGGGCCGCCAGCTTCCACCGGGAGAAGCACGTCCCCCGCGGCGGGCCGAACGGAGCCGATGGCGGCAAGGGCGGCGACATCATCCTGAAGGCCGAGCGTGGGATGCGCACGCTGTACGAGTTCAAGCTCAAGGACCACTACCGCGCCGACCACGGTACGCACGCGGTCAACAACAAGGCGGGCAAGAACGGAAAGTCCATTACGGTGCGCGTCCCGATCGGCACCCAGGTGACGGAAGTCGGCGACGAAGAGCCCCTTGTGGACCTTGTGGCGCACGGCATGTCGTTCGTGGTCGCCCGGGGCGGGCGCGGGGGCCGGGGCAACTTGCACTATACGAGCAGCGTCCGCCAAGCACCGACCTTCGCCGAAAAGGGCGCCCCTGGCGAAGCCGTCCAGGTCAAGCTGGAGATGAAACTCCTCGCGGACGTTGGCTTGGTCGGACTCCCCAATGCGGGCAAGAGCACGCTGATCTCAGCCTGCTCTGCGGCCAAACCGAAGATCGGCGCCTACCCCTTCACCACCATCGTCCCGAACCTGGGCGTGGTCAGCGTCGGCGACGAGACGTTCGTAATGGCAGACATGCCCGGCCTCATCGAGGGCGCCAGCGAGGGCGTCGGCCTAGGCCACCAGTTCCTGAAGCACGTCGAGCGCACCAGGGTGCTGATCCACGTCGTCGACCTCTTCCCCATCGACGAGACCGACCCCTTCACGAACTATAAGACGGTGGAACACGAGCTGCAACGGTATTCCCCGGCACTGGCCGAGCGCCCCCGTCTGCTTGTCTTGAACAAGACGGACTTGGGAACGCCCGAGATGGTCGAAGCGGCGGCCGAGCCGTTCAGAGGCATTGAAGTCGAAACATTCCTGGCCTCGGCGGCGACGAACCAAGGCCTCGAACCGATGCTCTTTCGCGCGCTGGCCCTGCTGAAGGAGAGCGAGGGCGAGCAGCCCGAAGTCGTGCTTCGTCCCGTCGCGGTCGAGCGCACCCCCGGAGACTGGGGCGTGCTGGTGGAGAACGGCGAGTACATCGTGACGGGCAAACGGATCGAGCGGCTCGTCGCCATGACGAACCTCGGCAACAGCGAGGCCGTCCGGTATCTCCACCGCAAACTAGAGCGGATCGGCGTCGTCCAGAAACTGCGCGACATGGGTATCGAAGAGAACGACACGGTGAAAATCGGCAACTACGAGTTCGCCTTCATGGATTGGTAA
- a CDS encoding KH domain-containing protein encodes MSLSDFVQRLVELTVLEPDSVSVQQSADRGATIYLVSVAPNDVGRVIGKDGRVITCIRQLVSAAGAKAKQRTVVKVVTE; translated from the coding sequence ATGAGCCTAAGCGATTTCGTCCAGCGCCTCGTCGAACTCACCGTTCTTGAGCCGGACTCGGTCTCGGTGCAGCAGTCTGCCGACCGGGGCGCCACCATCTACCTGGTCAGCGTCGCGCCGAACGACGTCGGCCGCGTGATCGGGAAGGACGGCCGGGTCATCACCTGCATCCGCCAACTGGTGAGCGCCGCCGGGGCCAAAGCCAAGCAGCGGACGGTCGTAAAAGTCGTCACCGAGTGA
- the rpsB gene encoding 30S ribosomal protein S2: protein MPQLSMKELLEAGVHFGHQTRRWNPKMKRYIYGARNGIYIVDLHQTIKLFEDALNYVQRVVSDGGTVLFVGTKKQAQAAVREAAQRSGQYWVTERWLGGMLTNWDTIQQRITRLKELDRMKEEGYLGRLPKKEQLKREEERDKLNRYLEGIRHMSEMPKLMFVVDLNKESIAVKEAQRLKIPVVAIVDTNCDPDEADYVIPGNDDAIRAIRLVTSKISDAVLEVKPYDEAMTEGTMTEGETVQEEETAPVAFGEVEEEFLRAFGESHDGERASPFASPVPGTKFEPSTSSPEAEETVEPVAAAEAGHGLNESEKAEAAPAETNAEPQTETPAEPKMEGEES from the coding sequence ATGCCCCAGCTCAGCATGAAAGAGCTTCTGGAGGCGGGCGTCCACTTCGGTCACCAGACCCGAAGGTGGAACCCGAAGATGAAGCGTTACATTTACGGTGCCCGCAATGGGATTTACATCGTCGACCTGCACCAGACGATCAAGCTTTTTGAGGACGCCCTCAATTACGTCCAGCGCGTCGTCTCCGACGGCGGTACCGTGCTCTTCGTCGGCACCAAGAAGCAGGCCCAGGCGGCTGTCCGCGAAGCGGCCCAGCGCAGCGGCCAGTACTGGGTCACCGAGCGGTGGCTCGGCGGCATGCTGACCAACTGGGACACGATCCAGCAGCGCATCACCCGGCTCAAGGAGCTCGACCGGATGAAGGAGGAAGGCTACCTTGGCCGCCTCCCGAAGAAGGAGCAGCTGAAGAGGGAGGAAGAGCGGGACAAGCTCAACCGCTACCTGGAGGGCATCCGCCACATGAGCGAGATGCCGAAGCTGATGTTCGTGGTCGACCTGAACAAGGAGTCGATCGCGGTCAAGGAAGCCCAGAGGCTTAAGATCCCCGTCGTCGCGATCGTGGACACGAACTGCGACCCTGACGAGGCCGATTACGTGATCCCCGGCAACGACGACGCCATCCGCGCGATCCGGCTCGTGACGAGCAAGATCAGCGACGCAGTCCTTGAAGTCAAGCCCTATGACGAAGCGATGACCGAGGGGACGATGACGGAAGGCGAGACGGTGCAGGAAGAAGAGACCGCGCCGGTCGCCTTCGGCGAGGTCGAGGAGGAGTTCCTCCGCGCCTTCGGCGAATCGCACGACGGCGAGAGGGCCTCGCCCTTCGCCAGTCCGGTCCCCGGGACCAAATTCGAGCCCTCGACAAGCTCGCCGGAGGCCGAGGAGACGGTGGAACCCGTTGCCGCCGCCGAAGCCGGCCATGGCCTCAATGAATCCGAGAAGGCCGAGGCGGCCCCTGCCGAAACGAACGCCGAGCCCCAGACCGAAACCCCCGCCGAGCCCAAAATGGAAGGCGAGGAAAGCTGA
- the rimM gene encoding 16S rRNA processing protein RimM, whose protein sequence is MKPDGPEPEIVAVGQIVGTHGVKGGLRVNVLTDFTERFEPGETLLLDGEPRKVLSLNWHKGQARMKLEGVDNMEAAEALKWKYLGVPEEDRPELDEDEFLARDLVGMTVVTTEGLEIGPLDEVMPFPAHDVLRIGEVMIPAVNEFVRDIDFDSRRITVHVIPGMLPEEPGKQEK, encoded by the coding sequence GTGAAACCGGACGGTCCAGAGCCGGAGATCGTAGCCGTCGGCCAGATCGTCGGCACCCACGGCGTCAAGGGCGGCCTGCGCGTCAACGTCCTCACCGACTTCACCGAGCGGTTCGAGCCGGGAGAGACCTTGCTCCTCGACGGCGAGCCGCGCAAAGTCCTTTCTCTGAACTGGCACAAAGGCCAAGCCCGCATGAAGCTGGAAGGCGTCGACAACATGGAGGCGGCCGAGGCCCTCAAGTGGAAGTATCTTGGCGTGCCCGAGGAGGACCGCCCCGAACTTGACGAAGACGAGTTCCTGGCGCGCGACTTGGTCGGGATGACCGTCGTCACCACCGAAGGCCTTGAAATCGGGCCGCTGGACGAGGTGATGCCCTTCCCCGCCCACGACGTCCTTCGGATCGGCGAGGTCATGATCCCCGCCGTCAACGAGTTCGTCCGCGACATCGATTTCGACTCCCGCCGCATCACCGTCCACGTGATTCCCGGAATGTTGCCGGAAGAACCGGGTAAGCAGGAGAAATGA
- the trmFO gene encoding methylenetetrahydrofolate--tRNA-(uracil(54)-C(5))-methyltransferase (FADH(2)-oxidizing) TrmFO, which produces MVTIVGAGFAGVEAAWACAERGVAVRLYEMRPQATTPAHTTPWFAELVCSNSLKSKAPDSPAGQLKTEMAALGSLVLTKAAEHAVPGGQALAVDREKFSRAVTEAIEAHPLIEVVREEWRPPSLTLAPSGVLVLATGPLSTDHVSQWLAERTGRRHLHFYDAVSPTVDAATLDRDVVFAQSRYDKGEGDDYLNCPFDKDQYTAFVRALVAAERVPLHAFEAGGNRTAPTGQEPSPADQEGAFIEKVKYFAGCMPIEVIAEKGERSLAFGNFKPVGLTDPRTGRRPYAALQLRPENREKTLYSLVACQNRLRFGEQKRVFQMVPGLENAEFVRYGVIHRNTYIDAPRVLTPWLELRETPGVLVTGQLTGVEGYVESAAMGIWAGLVASARAKGQEVEPPPRATALGSLLAHLQDTTERDFAPMNINWGLFPELEPQVKDKASRRALKVRLARDAAQAWMAVP; this is translated from the coding sequence GTGGTAACGATCGTCGGGGCAGGCTTCGCAGGGGTCGAAGCCGCCTGGGCCTGCGCCGAGCGCGGGGTGGCGGTCCGACTTTACGAAATGCGGCCGCAAGCGACCACGCCCGCACACACCACGCCGTGGTTCGCCGAGCTCGTTTGCTCGAACAGCCTGAAGTCAAAGGCACCGGACTCCCCGGCCGGGCAGCTGAAGACAGAGATGGCGGCCCTTGGCTCGCTCGTCTTGACCAAGGCCGCCGAGCATGCGGTCCCTGGCGGGCAGGCCCTCGCCGTCGACCGCGAGAAGTTCTCGCGAGCGGTGACCGAGGCGATCGAGGCACACCCTCTCATCGAGGTCGTGCGCGAGGAATGGCGGCCCCCCTCCCTAACCCTCGCCCCAAGCGGAGTCCTCGTCTTGGCCACGGGCCCGCTCTCGACCGACCACGTATCCCAGTGGTTGGCGGAGAGGACCGGCCGGCGGCACCTTCATTTCTACGACGCGGTCAGCCCGACCGTGGACGCGGCCACGCTCGACCGAGACGTCGTCTTCGCGCAAAGCCGGTACGACAAAGGCGAAGGCGACGACTACCTCAACTGCCCGTTCGACAAGGACCAGTACACCGCGTTCGTGCGGGCGCTCGTGGCAGCCGAGCGGGTGCCCCTGCACGCCTTCGAGGCGGGAGGGAACCGCACCGCTCCTACCGGGCAAGAACCTTCACCGGCAGACCAAGAGGGGGCATTCATCGAGAAGGTGAAGTACTTCGCGGGGTGCATGCCCATCGAAGTCATCGCGGAGAAAGGAGAGCGATCGCTTGCGTTCGGCAACTTCAAACCGGTCGGTCTCACCGACCCGCGCACAGGACGACGGCCGTACGCCGCGCTGCAGCTACGGCCGGAGAACCGCGAGAAGACCCTTTACTCGCTCGTGGCCTGCCAAAACCGCCTCCGCTTTGGGGAGCAAAAGCGCGTCTTCCAGATGGTGCCGGGGCTGGAAAACGCCGAGTTCGTCCGCTATGGCGTGATCCACCGGAACACCTACATTGACGCGCCCCGCGTCCTGACTCCCTGGCTGGAGCTGCGCGAGACCCCTGGGGTCCTCGTCACGGGGCAGCTCACCGGGGTCGAGGGCTACGTAGAAAGCGCCGCGATGGGCATTTGGGCAGGTCTGGTCGCGTCCGCCCGGGCAAAAGGACAGGAAGTTGAGCCTCCGCCCCGCGCCACAGCTTTGGGTTCGCTGCTGGCGCACCTGCAGGACACGACCGAGCGCGACTTCGCGCCGATGAACATCAACTGGGGCCTCTTCCCCGAGCTTGAGCCACAAGTCAAGGACAAAGCAAGTCGTCGAGCCCTTAAGGTGCGACTGGCCCGGGATGCCGCACAAGCATGGATGGCAGTGCCCTAA